DNA sequence from the bacterium genome:
CAGAGAATTATTTCTTTCAACCGCCCAGAATAGCCCCATCCCCATAAGAATTAAGACAAGGGAGGTCAGTAGCACTAATTTTGTATGCAGGGAAATACGGGCTCTGTCTTGGGCAAAGAACAATGTCCATAATTCATAGATTACAGGAAACCCCAGTCCGCCTAAAATTATCAGAAAAGTTATCGTAAGATTTAAAATGATATTATCATGAAAGGAGATAAAACTGTCATTAAATAAAGCAAAACCTGCATTGCAGAACGCCGCTATAGAATGGAAAAAAGAGTAGTAAAAATTCTTAAGCAAAGAGAAATCCCGATACCAACTGGCCATTAAAAAAATTGTCCCAATCAGCTCTGAGACGGCCACAAATTTAAATATCAAGCCAACCAATGACCTTACATCCTGGAATCCCCCGGTTGAATACGATTCCTGAATTATTGAACGCCGTCTATAGCCCATCCGCCAGCCAGCAGAAACAGTCAAAAATACGCCAAATGTTATGATCCCTATCCCGCCGGTTTGGATCAAGGCCAGGATAACTAATTGGCCAAAAATTGAGAAACAACTACCTGTGTCAACCACACTAAGGCCCGTCACACAAACAGCAGAAGTGGCCGTAAAAAGAGCATCTATGAGATGAATGTTTCCGTGGTGGGCAGCCAGGGGGAGCTTTAACAATATCGTGCCGATTGATATGACCAGGATATAGCTGAATACGAAAATAGCACCCGGCGTTAACTTCAGAAAAGATTTCTTGACCGAAAGGATGATTTTCTTTATCATTTTTTACCACCGTCCCTTGCCTCAGTTTCGAGTTTGGGGTTTAGAAAAGCGGTAAGTGTTCAGCCACAAAGACACTAAGACACAAAGATTAAAGGATTATTTCTTAATAGCTCAACAGAGCAGTAGCGCAGTAGTTAAAGACTTTTCTGAAAGTTTCAGAACTTCTGCTCTATTGCTCTAATGTTCTCTACGACATATATTTTTTAGTAAGTAGTACATTAAATTTGATTAAAAAACCAGACCCCTTTTTACCACGAAGACACAAAGAGACTAAATTCATAAATAATTTCCCCTTTGTGTCTTCGTGCCTTGGTGGCTGAACGGTTACGAAAAGCGCTAAATCCTGATCTTTCTATGACCAATCACAGACGGCTTCTAGTGGTCTGTAACGATTGAAATGGTGGGTAATAAGCCTCTTTACCCCTCACCTTAATCCTCTCCCCTTAGGGGAGAGGCGCCCTTCAATGTAACGCTTAAGTCTACTGATCTTCCAGTCCATGTTTTTTCAATTTTCTCCAAAGGGATACCCTGTCTATATCAAGTATCTGGGCGGCCAGGGTCTTATTGCCACCGGCCTCTTTTAACACCCATTGGATATAGGATATCTCCTGTTCCTCCAGAGAGGGAAGCCGTCCTTCTTTTTTCCTGAAGGTTCGAATATTCAATTCCTTGAGGTCTTCGGACAGATGGGTGACCTCAATTATGCCCCCATTAGCCATGGCCACACCCCTCTCAATAATATTTTCCAATTCCCTTACATTACCGGGGAAATCATAGTTCATTAGGACGGCCATTACCTCTGGACTAATTTCCGTTATATTTTTTTTCATTATGGCTGAATATCTCTTGAGGAAATAATAACTTAATAGCGGTATGTCATCCCGCCGCTCTGAAAGCGGAGGGATATAAAATGAAACCACATTTAATCTAAAAAACAAATCCTCCCTGAATTGACCGGTTTTAATGGCATCTTTAATATCCCGGTTCGTGGCGGCAATAAACCGCACATCTACTTTAACCGGCGCGGTAGCGCCTAATCTTAAAACCTCTTTTTCCTGAATAACCCTGAGGAGCTTCACCTGCATAGCCGGGGTCATCTCTGTTATCTCATCCAGAAAAAGTGTTCCCTGAGAAGCCATCTCAATCAGACCCTTCTTCATCCCGGTGGCGCCTGTAAAGGCGTCCTTTTCATGTCCAAAGATCTCATTGGATAAAAGCTCCTCGGTGAAGGCGCCGCAGTTGATGGCCAAAAAGGGACCGCCGGACCGCCGGCTGTGGGCATGGATGTATTTAGCAAAAAGCTCCTTGCCGGTGCCGCTTTCGCCACTGAGAACCACACTGGAATCAGTTGGGGCGATCTGTTCGGCTGTGTCCAGAAGTTTCTTCATCTTAAAGTCCTGCGTAATTATGCGAACCTTTCCCTCAAGACTCTCAATATGCTCCCTTAACTGCCTGTTCTCCTTTTTTAAATTAATCTTCTCCACGGCCTCCCTGACAATTCCTCTTACCTCATCTAAGTTAAACGGCTTGGCAATATAATAATATGCCCCTCTCTTCATAGCCTGCACACCCGAATCAACCGTGGCATAAGCGGTGATCATAATCACCTCCGTGTCGGGATAAAGCTCCCGGCACCGCTTGAGTATCTGCATGCCGTCCACCTTTTTCATACGCAGATCGGTAAGCACTACCTCGAATTCCTGCTCCTCAAGGAGTCTTAAGGCCTGAGGGCCACTCTGGGTAGTAATAGTCTCATACCCTTCCTTCTTCATAACATGCTCTAAATTTTCCAGGGCGATCCTTTCGTCATCCACGATCAGTAATCTTGCCTTGTTATTCATCCGTCAAAACTCCTTTTCCGGGACCCTCTTCCTGCGGCAATTGAATTAAAAAGGCAGCGCCCTGTCCGGGTCGGCTCGTTACTTTTATAGACCCGCCATGTTCCTCAATAATCCCATGTGTTATAAATAACCCAAGACCAAAGCCTTTCCCGACATCTTTTGTGGTGAAAAATGGATCGAATATCCTAGGGAGAATATCGGGGTTGATCCCCGGGCCGGTATCTCGGATTTTTATCTCCACGGCGTCACCCTTTACCGCCCTTTCGGAAGGGATATCCATTGCCTCTTCTCCTGTGATACGGCTGGCGCTAATGGAAACCATCCCTTCAAGGGGGACAGCCTCTATGGCATTTTTGATCAGGTTTAAAAAGGCCTGCTGCATCCGTGGCTTATCCGCATAAATCTCGATTTCATCCGGGACATCAACCGTTATTTCTACCCCTGCCGGGACTTCGCCCCTGACAAAAAGGATAGTCTCATCAATCAAATCTTTTAAAAAAAGCCGCTCTTTTTTTAGCTCCTTTGCCCTTGAGAACTCCAGGATGGAACGAACAATATCTCGGGCCCGGTCGGTTTGTTCTCCAATCTGAGACAGCAGTTTTTTCTTATACCCTATATTGGCCTCCTCCATCTCCTCCTGAAGTATCTGGCAGGAGGTGGATATATTTGACAGGGGATTGTTTAATTCATGGGCCATGCCTGACACCAGTGTGCCCAGCGAAACAAGTTTTTCTGATTGCACAAGACGTCTCTGCCTCCACTCCAACTCTCTCAACATCCTGTTAATGGCATCTCTGAGCGAGGTGATCTCCCTGTCTGAAGAATTAATTGAAACCCGATCAAACCCTCCCCCGGCGATCCTTTCCATACTGTTTTCCAGGAGTTTCAACGGCTTTGTAACCATACGCAATAATATATAACCAAAAATAACACTAAAGAGGATAAAAGCGCTGATAGAAGCAATCAGGGTGCGCTGTGAGGATAAAAGCAGTTTCCGGATATGCCTCCGTTCCACTTTAGATATCTCCTCGGTAATGGTGACAATCTCCTTGCCCTTGGCCCTTATCTTCGCCTCTAATATGATAACATTATGGGAATCAGCTTCCTCAGGCCCCAAAAAATCTTTCGCCATAAGCCCCTTATACTCATTAAGGGCCTTTTCTATCTCAGGGACGGAAACTATGGCCTCAAATCCTTTAAACACCTCTCTATTCTCGGCGACAAGCCCTTTGGCTCTATTAACGAATCGCAGATTTTCACGATAATCAGCCTCTTTTTTTCCATAGAGAAAGTAATTCTTCTCAAACCGCCTCATCTCGAGGGTGGCATCAAAAAACCCGGAGATTACATGGCTGGATACAACCCTTTCTTCCAGCCGGCTAAGGTTGATATATGAAAAAACAGCGCCAACGATTATTACAGTGATCGCGACCAGATATGCCAGGATAATTTTCTGACGAATACTGGATGGAAATTTGATCGTAATGGTTCACCTCTTCAGTAGCCATTCTTCCTTTCCCCTTTTTCCTTAAATAGTTGTCACCAGCCATTGGGCATTGGTCATCGTTTGGGCCAGTCGGGATTGAGTCCACCGTCTACACATCATCCACATAGTCCATAAAAGGCAGCTCGCCGACTATGGATGGTAAACCGTGGACCGTCTTAGAGTGGCCGAAACGAAGCAAGGTCAACTATTACATAATGTAACACTTGCCGAATTATATGCAACAGCCCTTAAAGGCCTTTCCTTATCTATGGATTTATCCAAAGGCAACCGGTTCTGTTGCATATTGCAATACAGGGATTACCCAGCAGAGAACAAAAAAATCAAGAGTTGTAAGCCCTTACAGATTCTTCCTGCTTTTGGCATAAAAATTGCTTCTTATACAAGGCAGAAGGGTTTTTACTATGGGTTAACATCTCATTCACCTCTCTTTGAAGGGTTAGTATACCATTCTTTAAAAGATCTGTCAAGAGGGAAGCTTCGAGGAGAAAATTGGATGATAAATTGATAAAAAAATTTGAAGAGGCAATGGCTACGGCGGCCTTTGGGGAAGCAGGCGATCTTGAGACAGCCAAGAAAAACCATGAGGGAAAAACGCAAGATATTGCTGGCCATAACAGGAAAGGAATCAAACACAAATGCCTTCAGGCATGCCCTTAATATCTGTAAACGTATAAGTGGAGAGCTGGAAATACTATCCGTCTCAAACCAGAGAGAGGATTTGCTGAACCAATTCCAGACCGAACTTAAGAAGGAAGGAATAGGGTGCCGCTTGATTCAGGGGAGCGGCTGTATAAAAGAAGAGATCCTTAATCATACGAACAGAGAAAGAGATATACTCTTTGTGGTGGTAGAATCTTCAGATGGACTTAATATCAACTGCAAGGAGGCGGATAAGATTATCGCGGAATCATGGAAAGACCTGAAGTGTCCATTAGTAGTGGTATCTGATTCGGCAGCCGTCTCGCTGACATGACGGCCTGGTTCATCGTCCTTTTTTCTGACCGGTAGGAGGAGCGAGATTTCAGTGACATATCTT
Encoded proteins:
- a CDS encoding TrkH family potassium uptake protein, translated to MIKKIILSVKKSFLKLTPGAIFVFSYILVISIGTILLKLPLAAHHGNIHLIDALFTATSAVCVTGLSVVDTGSCFSIFGQLVILALIQTGGIGIITFGVFLTVSAGWRMGYRRRSIIQESYSTGGFQDVRSLVGLIFKFVAVSELIGTIFLMASWYRDFSLLKNFYYSFFHSIAAFCNAGFALFNDSFISFHDNIILNLTITFLIILGGLGFPVIYELWTLFFAQDRARISLHTKLVLLTSLVLILMGMGLFWAVERNNSLAGMTPGHQIMVAYFQSVTARTAGFATVNFNILSNATLLVIIILMFIGASPGSCGGGIKTTSMAALMIVLWNKLLGQERFHVFKRSLSQEAVSRTIAIFLISIGAIILVFSLLLIIELGDIPYKESRGLFLEYLFETVSAFGTVGLSLGTSQQMGTAGKLLIILMMFIGRVGILTMAYLLTHISTAGDFQYAEENVIIG
- a CDS encoding sigma-54 dependent transcriptional regulator — protein: MNNKARLLIVDDERIALENLEHVMKKEGYETITTQSGPQALRLLEEQEFEVVLTDLRMKKVDGMQILKRCRELYPDTEVIMITAYATVDSGVQAMKRGAYYYIAKPFNLDEVRGIVREAVEKINLKKENRQLREHIESLEGKVRIITQDFKMKKLLDTAEQIAPTDSSVVLSGESGTGKELFAKYIHAHSRRSGGPFLAINCGAFTEELLSNEIFGHEKDAFTGATGMKKGLIEMASQGTLFLDEITEMTPAMQVKLLRVIQEKEVLRLGATAPVKVDVRFIAATNRDIKDAIKTGQFREDLFFRLNVVSFYIPPLSERRDDIPLLSYYFLKRYSAIMKKNITEISPEVMAVLMNYDFPGNVRELENIIERGVAMANGGIIEVTHLSEDLKELNIRTFRKKEGRLPSLEEQEISYIQWVLKEAGGNKTLAAQILDIDRVSLWRKLKKHGLEDQ
- a CDS encoding HAMP domain-containing sensor histidine kinase, which translates into the protein MRRFEKNYFLYGKKEADYRENLRFVNRAKGLVAENREVFKGFEAIVSVPEIEKALNEYKGLMAKDFLGPEEADSHNVIILEAKIRAKGKEIVTITEEISKVERRHIRKLLLSSQRTLIASISAFILFSVIFGYILLRMVTKPLKLLENSMERIAGGGFDRVSINSSDREITSLRDAINRMLRELEWRQRRLVQSEKLVSLGTLVSGMAHELNNPLSNISTSCQILQEEMEEANIGYKKKLLSQIGEQTDRARDIVRSILEFSRAKELKKERLFLKDLIDETILFVRGEVPAGVEITVDVPDEIEIYADKPRMQQAFLNLIKNAIEAVPLEGMVSISASRITGEEAMDIPSERAVKGDAVEIKIRDTGPGINPDILPRIFDPFFTTKDVGKGFGLGLFITHGIIEEHGGSIKVTSRPGQGAAFLIQLPQEEGPGKGVLTDE